Genomic segment of Streptomyces sp. NA02950:
CCTCGAAGGCGTCGAGCAGGGCGAGGGGGTCGTCCGCGCTGCCGCGGTCGAGACCGAGCAGCTCGGCGTCGGCGCCACCGGGGGGAAGGTCGCCGTCGCCGATGTCGTCGACCAGCCGGGCGTAGCCGTAGACGGCCATGAGGTCGGTGCGCCAGGCGCGCGGGAGGAAGAAGGGGGCCACGGGGAAGTTCTCGTGCGCGGCCTTGGCGAGCACGGCGCGGGCGGCCTGCTGCCCGCCGTTGGGGCCGCTCGACGTGGTAGAGAAACGGCTGCGCTCGTCCTCGACGGTCACCGTGGACAGCCAGGCGTACGGGCGAGGACCAGGACGCCATGCGGATCCCGGCGACCGGGGCCCGCGGGAGCGCTGGAGAGGGGCCGTGTAGCCAATGCCGTCACATCCCCCGTTCTACACCGGTTACCAGGGTCGGCACGATCCGGACACGCCGCGCCGCCATGTCAAGGGCGTCCGGCCCGGAGCCCCCGAACAGGCGACATCGGCCCGGTTCCGACATGATCCGGATGGGCATTGCTCCAGCTTACGCTTCTCGGTGTACAGATGTACGGGGATACACCCCCATGTGCCCCTTCGCGCCCCGCGCAGGGACGGCGACCGGCCCGACCGGGCCGGGTGCGCGGGACAGCCGTCAGGGCGTGTCCTCGTAGAACTCGTCGATGTCGAGCACCGTGCAGAGACTGCGCAGCTCGAACTCGAAGAAGGACTGTCCCTCGGCCAGGGCGAAGGACATATGGCCGAGCGCCTCCAGGGAGATCACCCCGTACAGCCGCACCCAGCAGCGGAGCATGACCGCGATGGCGCCGGGCGGCATGTCGACGTCCTGGTCCTCGCTGAGGGTGGTCAGCTGGCGGGCGAGTCCGGCGTCGAGCTCCTCGCCCTCGGGGGCCGGGAAGCCGCGCAGCCGCCACAGGTCGGAGACCAGATCGGAGAAGACGGAGCCGAGGACCAGGCCCATGTGGCGCTCGGGTTTGGTCTCCTCGCGGCCGAGCCCGGGGGCCCACGGCCCCAGGATGAGACCGAACTCATGGGGGTGCTTGATCGCCCAGATCCGCAGCGCCCGGGCGCCGCTGATCAGCCGGCGGCCGGGCTCCTCCTCCGGGAGCTTGCCGAGCACCCCGCGCATGAAGCGGGCCATCTCCTCGAAGATGTCCACCCGCAGCTGGAGGATGAGCGCGTCACGGCTGCTGAAGTACCGGTAGACGGCCGGCGCGGTCATACCCATCTCACGGGCGATGGCCCGGATGGTGACGTTCTCCGGCCCCTCCTGGACCAGGAGCGTCCGGGCCACGTCCTTGATCTCACGGATGGTCGCGATGCGCAGCCGCTCGCGCCGTGAGTACGGTGCGACGTGCGCTTCCCCTGGCGACACGCGTCCCCCTCCCCTGATGCCCCCGCCGCTCGGCAACCCGGCGTACAGGCACACGATACAG
This window contains:
- a CDS encoding TetR/AcrR family transcriptional regulator, which encodes MSPGEAHVAPYSRRERLRIATIREIKDVARTLLVQEGPENVTIRAIAREMGMTAPAVYRYFSSRDALILQLRVDIFEEMARFMRGVLGKLPEEEPGRRLISGARALRIWAIKHPHEFGLILGPWAPGLGREETKPERHMGLVLGSVFSDLVSDLWRLRGFPAPEGEELDAGLARQLTTLSEDQDVDMPPGAIAVMLRCWVRLYGVISLEALGHMSFALAEGQSFFEFELRSLCTVLDIDEFYEDTP